Proteins encoded together in one Cyprinus carpio isolate SPL01 chromosome B14, ASM1834038v1, whole genome shotgun sequence window:
- the LOC109088760 gene encoding nuclear GTPase SLIP-GC-like translates to MTSHGTKRKHSNEPSGSSTKRPDNSSQELGTDLIMKQTKDVIKKIKQNIAVQDSTDLKTYIIDQISNMDMMNKSNTNRKKVTIGIFGRSGEGKSSLLNAVLGERYLLPSGSSGACTAITTQVEGNLSDSDYTAEIEFISEQEWDSQLRDLLLDLSDKTEDKNDDMTKIAIEKITALYGANAYKKTLEELKKDAKSAKIAELLLMKKKEISNANSSNFAKEISKFIQHSRSNPGNWYWPIVKSVSIKIPNPLLEHIVFVDIPGTGDCNKTRDSLWKSKLGECSIVWIISAINRGTTDEDPWEILKHCVCYMTQAGECKSINFIFTKTDDIDPEEYIRNEWPSEEEKPDKYLKTACIRKRNICSKETVRESFENSKLKKKMALNIFTVSTRAFFDKTLCLEHSDTEIPKLQDVLKNLNNSINKDLARDYVNEAKGILSLIKSVQSETGNVVQTGVHNKLEQNLCKALEKLGWQFDMLCCVLEKCLSDGVEESERLCLTSACSIISPNLPHGKGGFHKILKALCKNDGYHWSNAWGIDLDLNMVLAQHMHKNIEEEFDSIFPVHYKTGKSVQEQIEKFSIIQSDCEHPRASMFYHIDNFIKREEIKLKMELKRQVIERKKEIYLSITNTIKDAMVPSYAKAAKFQGTGSMKKMQNTLTEAIENLKHDMFKQAKAEVLRKFRDLEQHIKDTLESGLQRAILLLSETDKIKLDVLEDIKELENLLQQMCD, encoded by the exons ATTTGATCATGAAGCAGACAAAGGacgtaattaaaaaaattaaacaaaatattgcaGTCCAAGACTCAACTGACTTAAAGACCTATATTAT TGACCAGATTTCAAATATGGATATGATGAACAAATCCAATACAAACAGGAAGAAAGTAACCATAGGAATTTTTGGAAGGTCTGGAGAAGGTAAGAGCTCCCTTCTAAATGCAGTCCTTGGAGAAAGATATCTACTGCCATCTGGTTCTTCTGGTGCATGTACAGCCATTACTACACAAGTGGAAGGAAATCTGAGTGACTCGGATTACACAGCAGAGATTGAATTCATTTCTGAACAG GAGTGGGACAGTCAACTCAGAGATCTTTTATTAGATTTGTCTGATAAAACTGAGGACAAAAATGATGACATGACTAAAATTGCAATAGAAAAGATTACTGCACTATATGGTGCTAACGCATATAAGAAAACACTGGAGGAGCTCAAAAAAGATGCCAAATCTGCTAAAATCGCAGAACTTTTGcttatgaaaaagaaagaaatttcaaATGCTAAT AGCTCCAACTTTGCCAAGGAGATTTCAAAATTCATACAGCACAGTAGATCAAATCCTGGTAACTGGTACTGGCCCATTGTGAAGAGTGTATCCATCAAGATTCCAAACCCTCTCCTAGAGCACATTGTCTTTGTTGATATTCCTGGGACTGGAGACTGCAACAAGACTAGAGACAGCCTATGGAAATCT AAACTAGGAGAGTGCTCTATAGTGTGGATCATAAGTGCCATCAACCGAGGCACTACTGATGAAGACCCATGGGAGATATTAAAACACTGTGTTTGCTACATGACACAAGCAGGAGAGTGCAAAAGCATTAACTTCATCTTTACCAAGACTGATGATATAGATCCAGAAGAATATATCAG aaatgaatgGCCCAGTGAAGAGGAAAAACCAGACAAg TATCTGAAAACAGCATGTATACGCAAGAGGAACATCTGTTCCAAAGAGACAGTGAGAGAAAGCTTCGAAAATTCTAAATTAAAG AAAAAGATGGCtctaaacatttttactgtaagcACAAGAGcattttttgacaaaacattATGCCTGGAACACAGTGACACAG AAATCCCAAAGTTGCAGGATGTCCTGAAGAATCTTAACAACAGCATCAACAAAGACCTGGCCAGAGATTATGTCAATGAAGCAAAGGGAATTTTGTCCTTGATCAAAAGTGTGCAGTCGGAGACAGGCAATGTG GTTCAGACAGGGGTCCACAATAAATTGGAGCAGAACCTATGTAAGGCACTGGAGAAGTTAGGTTGGCAGTTTGACATGCTTTGTTGTGTTCTGGAAAAGTGTCTCTCAGATGGAGTGGAAGAGTCAGAGAGATTATGTCTTACCAGTGCATGTTCCATTATATCACCT AATTTACCTCATGGCAAAGGAGGATTCCATAAAATCCTCAAGGCTTTGTGTAAAAATGATGGCTACCATTGGTCAAATGCATGGGGTATAGACTTGGATCTAAACATGGTTTTGGCCcaacacatgcacaaaaacatagAGGAGGAGTTTGATTCAATTTTTCC AGTCCATTATAAAACAGGGAAATCAGTGCAAGAACAGATTGAAAAATTCAGTATCATCCAAAGTGACTGTGAGCACCCCAGAGCTTCAATGTTTTATCACATTGACAACTTCATCAAAAGAGAG GAAATCAAACTCAAGATGGAGCTCAAAAGACAAGTTAttgaaagaaagaaggaaatctACTTATCTATCACAAACACGATTAAGGATGCAATGGTTCCCAGTTATGCAA AAGCCGCAAAGTTCCAAGGAACTGGATCCATGAAGAAAATGCAGAATACTCTAACAGAAGCAATTGAGAATTTAAAACACGACATGTTCAAACAGGCAAAAGCAGAAGTGCTTAGGAAGTTCAGAGATTTGGAG CAACATATAAAAGATACTCTAGAGTCTGGGCTACAGAGGGCAATACTTTTGCTGTCAGAAACAGACAAAATCAAACTGG ATGTTCTTGAAGACATTAAAGAGCTTGAGAATCTGTTACAACAAATGTGTGACTGA